Within the Gloeobacter kilaueensis JS1 genome, the region GGCCAGCGAGATTGCCCGCGATCAAGGCGATAGCCAGCTTACGCTCCAGTCTCTCCCTGAGAACACCCCTGCCCTCTCGCTTTATAGGGCGATGGGCTTTCAGACGCGGGCCCTGTTTTTAACTAAGACGCTGTGATTAAAAATCGAGCAGATTGAACAGGGAACCTACGACCTCCCAGGCGTGCATCCCGACGACCAGGTCGATGCCGAGGGCACTTTTGATAGTGTACAGCAGCATCGCAAAACAGAGGCAGGCCAGCACAAGGTCAAGAAGACCCGAGGAGGAAGAAGATTTCACCGGTACAACTCGTCAGGTGTTGATATCTTTAGTTTCGCGCCGGCTGCCCCAACCAAGATGAAGGAAGTGTAAGGGCCATATCAATTTTGTGTGTGGTTTGGCTTCGGAGGCTGCCGCTTCCAGTTGCAGCGGGGCAATCTACGATAGAAAAGTTGATCTGCGGTATTGTTTGTGACCGTCCGCGTCCGCATCGCTCCCAGCCCCACCGGCTATCTGCACATCGGCACTGCCCGCACGGCTATCTATAACTATTTGTTTGCCAGACAACGGGGCGGCAAGCTCATCCTGCGCATCGAGGACACCGACCGCGAGCGCTCCGAGCCGCGCTATACCCGCTCGATCCTAGAAGGGTTTGCCTGGCTCGGGATCAGCTTCGACGAAGGCCCGGTCTACCAGTCCGACCGGCTCGGGCGCTACCGCGAGGTCATCGAAAAGTTGCTTGCCGGTGGCCATGCTTACTACGACTACACCAGCGAAGCAGAACTGGAGGCCCTGCGCGACGAGCAGCGCGCCGCCGGTCTGGCTCCGCGCTACGACAACCGTCACCGCGATCTGAGCGCCGAAGAGCGGGCGGCCTTCGCGAGGGAGGGACGCCTGCCGGTGATCCGCTTCAAGATCGAAGCGTCCCGCGAGGTGCGCTGGAACGACCTGGTGCGCGGCGAGTTGAGCTGGAGTAGCGCCGATCTCGGTGGAGACATGGTGATCGCTCGGGCCGATGGGATGCCCCTCTACAACCTGGCGGTGGTGATCGACGACATCGACATGGCGATTACCCACGTCATCCGGGGCGAGGATCATATCGGCAACACCCCCAAGCAGATTCTGCTGTATGAGGCTCTAGAAGCAGCGGTTCCTGCCTTTGGCCATGTGCCGCTCATCTTCAGCCCCGAGGGCCGCAAGCTCTCCAAGCGCGAAGGGGCGACGGCGGTGATCGACTTTGAGCGCATGGGCTACCTGAGTGAGGCGATCGTCAACTACCTCGCCCTGATGAGCTGGACGCCCGCCGACGGCCAGGAACTTTTTAGCCTCGACAGGGCGGCGGAGAGCTTCGACATCGGTCGCATCAGCCACTCGCCCGCCCGCTTCGACTGGGACAAGCTCACCTGGATGAACGGCCAGTACCTCAACGCCCTATCGGCTCGCGAGCTGACCGAGCGGGCGACGCCCTTTTTGCTCGCCTCCGGTTTTACCCTGCGCCCCCAGGACGGACCGTGGCTGGAGCGGGTCGTCCCCCTGACTGGCCGGGGGCTGGGGCGGTTGAGCGAAATTGGCAATGCCAGCCGCTATCTATTTGCCGAAGCGGTGAGCTTCGAGGCCGAGGCGCTGGGCATTCTGCGCCAGTCGGGTATCGCAGCTATCTTGACTGGCTTTCAGCAGGCGGTGGCCAGCCTCGATGGCCAGTTGCGCCAGCACTTCGAGGCGCACTTTGCTCAGATTGCAGCCCCGGTCGAGACCGACGAAGCGCTCTTCGAGCGGTTGTTCTTTGAGCAGGCACCGCTGCGCACTGTGCTTTCTAGAGAGGCGAGTGACGAGCAGCTCGAAGCGGTGGGCGCTCTTGTAGGCGATCTGCACCGGCAGGCGGAAGCAGCGCTGCCACAGCTGCTGCCGGCTCTGGCAAAGGAACTGGGCCTCAAAAAAGGCGCGCTGATGCGGCCTGTGCGCTGTGCGCTCACCGGCTCAGCCCACGGGCCGGATCTGGTCGAATCGATCGTGCTGTTGCACCGGCGCAACCGGATCAGGGGCAGGCTTGAGCAGGCGCTCGCACTCGTGAGCGCCCCTGCGGTCGTTCCATGAGCGGCGGAGCTTCCAGGCGGATCTGGGTCAGCGCCCTGCTCACAGCGAGCCTCGCTGCCCTCCCTCCCGCTTTCTCCCAGGCCACATTCCAGCCCGTCAAGCCCGAGGAAGCGGTCGGTTCCATCCTCTCCCTCAAGCAGTTCAAGCGCCAGATGCGGACTTTGTTCTCGCGGCGCAACGACTGCCAGGACGCCCCCTGCCTCAATGCGATCGGCACCCAGATCTGCGAAGCGCTCGGAGCGCTCGACGTGCGGATCGCAGGTCAGCTTACGGGGCAACCCACCGGCGGCACCAACCTGCCCACCCTCTCGATCGCCCAGGGCGATTTGAGCCTGATGCGGCTCATCTACAGCCAGTGCAGGCCCACCAACGCCCAGTACTGGCAGTTCGCTTCGGTGCTGCACGTGAGTTACCAGCCCCAGCCCGCCATCGACTCGCAGGTGCAGCGCGCCTTTGGCCTGCGCTAATCGCTCAACAAAAAGATGAGAGGCCGCACGTCCTCGGCGGCGGTCCACTCCCAGTACCTGACCAGGATCTGATAGACCATCAGTCCCGTCTCGCCCTGGCCGGTGAGGATGTAGTTGAGCGACTGCTCGGTCATGTTCTTGCGCGTCAGACCCAAAAAGATCGACACCGGATCCATCAGTTCACTGATGTAGGCGATCGTGTTGGCGATCGCCACTGCCCCCTCTACCTCGATCGTAAAGTTCTTGCCCTCCTGGCGGATGAAGAGCCGCAGGCCGCCGGAAAAGTCGCTGCAGTCGTCGCGCAGGTTGACGTGCAAAAAGGCGAAGGGATGCTCGGTGGTGTAGTAGGTGCGGATCTGGTTGGCCTTGCGCTCGCGGGGGGCGGCGGCGTTGCTGATGAGCGGCACCAGGCTGACCTGCTTGCAGCAGAGCTTTGGCCACAGCGCCGCCGATTCGTCGTCGGCAAAGGTGACCCGCTCGACCCGCAGCTCGGTCGCTCGCCTCAGGCGCGTGCCGATACCGACGGCCAGGATAAAGATGATAAAGAAGCTCGCGATGATAAGACCGTCCGGGCGCTCGCGGATGTTGTCGAGGAGCGTGTAGGCAAAGACAGCGACCAGGGCCCAGAAATAATAGCTCAGGTTGCGCAGTCGCCGGTTGCCGGTGAGGGCTGCTTCGCTTCTGAGGGCCAGGGAGACCGCCACCGCCGCCGAGAGGATGAGCACCAGCACCCCGGTGGCGTAGGCTCCGCCCTGGGCGTTGACGTTGGCTCTAAAGATGCTCACGACCACCAGATCGATCACCAGCAACGCCAGCACCAGCGGGCGGTTAAAGCGCACCCAACTCGGTGCCATGCCAAAGCGCGGCAGATAGCGCGGAATCAAATTGAGCAGCCCCGCCATCGCCGAAGCGCCGGCAAACCAGAGAATCGCGATCGTCGAGATGTCGTAGACCGTGCCCCACCCCTCGCCCAACAGCCGGTGGCAGAGGGTCGAAAGGGCGTGGTCTGAAACTGACTTGTATTCTGCTGGTGGAATCAGCAGGGTCGTAATAACGCTGGAGGTAATCAACAAAAAGCTCATCAAGACCGCCGCCGTCGTCAAAAGCGCCCGGCTGGCCCGAATCCGTCCCTCCGGCACGGGTTTGCGCGCATCGTCGGCATCGCCTCTAATCAGCGGCATCACCGCCACCCCCGTCTCAAAGCCGCTCAGGCCCAGGGCCAGTTTCGGAAAGGTGAGCCCCGCCAGAATCAGGATCATCGTCCAGTCGCCCTTGAGGGT harbors:
- the gltX gene encoding glutamate--tRNA ligase — its product is MTVRVRIAPSPTGYLHIGTARTAIYNYLFARQRGGKLILRIEDTDRERSEPRYTRSILEGFAWLGISFDEGPVYQSDRLGRYREVIEKLLAGGHAYYDYTSEAELEALRDEQRAAGLAPRYDNRHRDLSAEERAAFAREGRLPVIRFKIEASREVRWNDLVRGELSWSSADLGGDMVIARADGMPLYNLAVVIDDIDMAITHVIRGEDHIGNTPKQILLYEALEAAVPAFGHVPLIFSPEGRKLSKREGATAVIDFERMGYLSEAIVNYLALMSWTPADGQELFSLDRAAESFDIGRISHSPARFDWDKLTWMNGQYLNALSARELTERATPFLLASGFTLRPQDGPWLERVVPLTGRGLGRLSEIGNASRYLFAEAVSFEAEALGILRQSGIAAILTGFQQAVASLDGQLRQHFEAHFAQIAAPVETDEALFERLFFEQAPLRTVLSREASDEQLEAVGALVGDLHRQAEAALPQLLPALAKELGLKKGALMRPVRCALTGSAHGPDLVESIVLLHRRNRIRGRLEQALALVSAPAVVP